A window from Pseudomonas campi encodes these proteins:
- the sbcB gene encoding exodeoxyribonuclease I, producing the protein MSSSIFWYDYESTGINPRNDRPLQVAGIRTDEELNEIGESLNLYSRLSIDILPHPAACRITGITPQVLQEKGLSEAEFMARIHAELALPGTCGAGYNSLRFDDEMTRYSLYRNFYDPYAREWQNGNSRWDLIDVLRTAYALRPEGIEWPRDEEGRVSLKLEKLTVANGIEHGQAHDALADVRATIALARLVRERQPKLYDYLFQLRSKHKVMEQIRLLQPLVHVSGRFAGQRNYLAVVLPLAWHPRNRNALIVCDLQAQVQPLLELDAQTLRERLYTRREHLGEGELPVPLKLLHINRCPVVAPLNVLRTQDIARLQLNMQECQARAKLLNDASAQWQPKLADIYAEEEFATVADPEQQLYAGFLGERDRRLCEQVRQASAQQLAQGDWGFSDERLPELLFRYRARNFPESLDSNEVARWERFCQERLSNSAAGAPNTLAQFAEALAQELPRASTAEQQVLQQWQGYVQMLRVEPQG; encoded by the coding sequence GTGAGCTCAAGCATCTTCTGGTACGACTACGAAAGCACCGGCATCAACCCGCGCAATGATCGCCCGCTGCAGGTGGCGGGTATTCGTACCGATGAAGAACTGAATGAAATCGGGGAGTCCCTAAACCTGTACAGCCGGCTGTCCATCGACATCCTGCCGCACCCGGCGGCTTGCCGGATTACCGGCATTACGCCACAGGTGTTGCAGGAGAAGGGCCTCAGCGAGGCCGAGTTCATGGCGCGGATTCATGCTGAGCTGGCGCTGCCGGGCACCTGCGGTGCGGGCTACAACAGCTTGCGTTTCGATGACGAGATGACGCGGTACAGCCTGTATCGCAACTTCTATGACCCTTATGCCCGCGAGTGGCAGAACGGTAATAGCCGGTGGGATCTGATCGATGTGCTGCGTACTGCCTATGCCCTGCGTCCGGAGGGTATCGAATGGCCGCGTGACGAAGAGGGACGGGTGTCGCTGAAGCTTGAGAAGTTGACCGTGGCCAATGGTATCGAACATGGCCAGGCCCACGATGCACTCGCGGATGTTCGCGCAACCATTGCTCTGGCGCGGCTGGTGCGCGAGCGCCAACCCAAGCTGTACGACTACCTGTTTCAGCTGCGCAGCAAGCACAAGGTAATGGAGCAGATTCGTTTGCTGCAGCCGCTGGTGCATGTTTCCGGGCGTTTTGCCGGCCAGCGCAACTACCTGGCCGTGGTTCTGCCGCTGGCCTGGCACCCGCGTAATCGCAATGCGCTGATCGTGTGTGACCTGCAGGCGCAGGTGCAGCCGTTATTGGAACTGGATGCGCAGACTCTGCGAGAGCGCCTCTATACCCGCCGCGAGCATTTGGGTGAAGGTGAATTACCGGTGCCGCTGAAGCTGCTGCATATCAATAGGTGTCCGGTGGTGGCGCCGCTGAATGTATTGCGTACGCAGGATATTGCCCGTCTGCAATTGAATATGCAGGAGTGCCAAGCGCGCGCGAAGTTGTTGAACGATGCCTCCGCACAGTGGCAGCCCAAATTGGCAGATATTTATGCCGAGGAAGAGTTCGCCACTGTGGCAGACCCCGAACAGCAATTGTATGCAGGGTTTCTGGGTGAGCGTGACCGGCGCTTATGTGAGCAGGTGCGTCAGGCGAGTGCGCAGCAATTGGCACAAGGTGATTGGGGATTTAGTGACGAACGCTTGCCCGAGCTGTTGTTTCGTTATCGGGCGCGCAATTTCCCGGAGTCGCTCGATAGCAATGAAGTTGCACGTTGGGAACGTTTTTGTCAGGAGCGCTTGAGTAATAGTGCGGCCGGTGCGCCCAACACGCTGGCGCAATTTGCTGAAGCATTGGCGCAAGAGTTGCCACGGGCGAGTACGGCAGAGCAGCAGGTGCTGCAGCAGTGGCAGGGTTATGTGCAGATGTTGCGGGTTGAACCGCAGGGCTGA
- the mvaT gene encoding histone-like nucleoid-structuring protein MvaT translates to MSLINEYRATEEAIKELQERLKNLSQDDKLKKELEFEGKLRTLMGEYQKSLRDIIALLDPEAKMSKAPRTTKATGSKRARKVKQYKNPNTGEVIETKGGNHKTLKEWKAKWGAAVVEGWATLLG, encoded by the coding sequence ATGTCCCTGATCAACGAATACCGCGCCACCGAAGAAGCCATCAAAGAACTGCAAGAACGCCTGAAGAATCTGTCGCAAGACGACAAGCTGAAAAAAGAGCTGGAATTCGAAGGCAAACTGCGCACCCTGATGGGCGAATATCAGAAATCCCTGCGTGACATCATTGCCCTGCTCGACCCGGAAGCCAAAATGAGCAAGGCTCCGCGCACTACCAAAGCCACTGGCAGCAAACGCGCCCGCAAGGTCAAGCAGTACAAGAACCCGAACACTGGCGAAGTCATCGAAACCAAAGGCGGCAACCACAAGACTCTGAAAGAGTGGAAAGCCAAGTGGGGCGCTGCCGTTGTTGAAGGCTGGGCCACCCTGCTCGGCTAA
- the purU gene encoding formyltetrahydrofolate deformylase, whose translation MRTFRLVIACPDRVGIVAKVSSFLATYNGWITEASHHSDNQSGWFFMRHEIRADSLPFDLAGFRQAFAPIAREFAMEWRVTDSAQKKRVVLMASRESHCLADLLHRWHSDELDCDIPCVISNHDDLRSMVEWHGIPFHHVPVNPQDKVPAFAQVAGLIGDCQADAVVLARYMQILPPQLCEDFAGRVINIHHSFLPSFAGAKPYHQASLRGVKLIGATCHYVTEELDAGPIIEQDVVRVSHRDSIETMVRLGRDVEKMTLARGLRYHLEDRVLVHDNKTVVFD comes from the coding sequence ATGCGCACTTTTCGGCTGGTCATTGCCTGCCCGGACCGCGTTGGCATTGTCGCCAAAGTCAGTAGTTTTCTCGCCACCTATAACGGTTGGATCACGGAAGCCAGCCATCACTCAGATAACCAGAGTGGCTGGTTTTTCATGCGTCATGAGATTCGTGCGGATTCGCTGCCCTTTGATCTTGCTGGCTTCCGTCAGGCATTTGCCCCGATTGCCCGCGAGTTCGCCATGGAGTGGCGGGTAACCGACTCGGCGCAGAAGAAGCGTGTGGTGCTGATGGCCAGTCGCGAGTCACATTGTCTGGCCGACTTGCTGCACCGTTGGCACAGTGATGAGCTGGACTGCGATATCCCCTGCGTCATCTCCAACCATGATGACTTGCGCAGCATGGTCGAGTGGCATGGCATTCCTTTCCACCATGTGCCGGTCAATCCGCAGGACAAGGTACCTGCCTTCGCCCAGGTGGCGGGGCTGATCGGCGACTGCCAGGCCGATGCCGTGGTTCTGGCGCGCTACATGCAAATCCTGCCGCCGCAACTTTGCGAGGACTTTGCCGGGCGCGTCATCAATATCCATCACAGCTTCCTGCCGTCTTTCGCCGGTGCCAAACCCTACCATCAGGCCTCGCTGCGCGGGGTCAAGCTGATTGGTGCCACCTGCCACTATGTCACCGAGGAGCTGGATGCCGGTCCGATCATCGAGCAGGATGTGGTGCGGGTCAGCCATCGCGACAGTATCGAGACCATGGTGCGCCTGGGGCGCGATGTGGAGAAGATGACTCTCGCCCGTGGGCTACGCTATCACTTGGAAGATCGCGTACTGGTACACGACAACAAGACGGTGGTGTTCGACTGA
- a CDS encoding CBS domain-containing protein: MLKSIKVRDYMTTHLVTFHGDTDLYSAIGLLLEHRISGAPVIDDQGSLIGLLGETDCLRGILSGAYFEETGGTVSAYMSSQVETISAEMSVIEVAERLLHGGHRRLPVVEGGRLLGQISCHDVLRAVKEFAQHERGLPR, encoded by the coding sequence ATGCTCAAATCAATCAAGGTGCGTGACTACATGACCACGCACCTGGTGACTTTCCACGGCGACACCGACCTCTACAGCGCCATCGGCCTGCTGCTCGAACATCGCATTTCCGGGGCGCCGGTGATTGACGATCAGGGCAGTCTGATCGGCCTGCTGGGTGAGACCGACTGCTTGCGCGGCATACTCTCCGGTGCCTATTTCGAGGAAACCGGTGGTACCGTCAGCGCCTACATGAGCTCGCAGGTTGAAACGATTTCCGCTGAAATGAGCGTGATCGAAGTGGCCGAGCGCTTGCTGCATGGCGGCCATCGGCGCTTGCCGGTGGTTGAGGGGGGGCGTTTGCTGGGGCAGATCAGTTGTCATGATGTGTTGCGTGCGGTCAAGGAATTTGCCCAGCACGAACGTGGGCTGCCACGCTGA